The Polynucleobacter sp. JS-JIR-5-A7 region ACCGTAATCACGCGCTTGTTCAGCAGACATGAAGTTGTCACGATCAGTATCTTTTGCAATCGTTTCGATTGATTGGCCAGTGCGATCAGCCAAGATCTTATTAAGACGCTCACGTAAATACAGAATCTCACGTGCTTGAATTTCAATATCTGAGGCCTGTCCGCGTGCGCCACCCAAAGGCTGATGGATCATGACGCGAGAGTTTGGCAATGCGTAGCGCTTCTCTTTTTCGCCGGCACATAATAAGAATGCACCCATACTGGCTGCCATACCCATGCACAAGGTGCTGACATTTGGTTTGATAAATTGCATCGTATCGTATATCGCCAAACCAGCAGATACCGATCCACCTGGTGAGTTGATATATAAAGAAATGTCTTTATCTGGGTTTTCGCTTTCCAAGAATAGTAACTGCGCTATTACCAAATTAGCCGTTTGATCATTCACTTCACCGACTAAGAACACGACGCGCTCTTTTAGGAGGCGCGAATAAATGTCGTATGCACGCTCACCTCGACCCGAGGTCTCGATAACCATCGGAACCAAACCCAATCCTTTCGGTTCTAAATCTTCAGATTGAAATTGATTCTGGATCATATTGAGGCCTTTTTATTAAATAAATGACAACTTAGTTTAGCTTGCTTAACTCTTCAAAGCTAATCGCCTTATCGTTCACCTTAGCTAAAGATGTGAAATATTTAATCACATTGTCTTCTAACACCAGATTTTCAATGTCTTTTAGGCGGCTTGGGTTGCTATAGAACCAACGAACTACTTCTTTAGGATCTTCGTAAGTAGCTGCCTGTTCATCAATTTCAGTCTTGATTTGGTCGGCAGTAGCTGCCAGGTTATTTTGCTTTACCAAGTCGCCTAAGATCAAACCAAGGCGCACCCGCTTGAGTGCCTGCTCAGCAAAAATCTCTGGAGGGATTGGGGCATCCTTAGCGTTTGGCACGCCGCGTTGAATGAGGTCTTCACGCGCACCTTGAACTAAGCGTTCCTGTTCAGACGCAACTAATGATTTAGGAACATCGAGTTCACATAATTCATTCACTTTGTCCATGACTTCACTTTTTAATAAGGAAGTAATGCGACGCTTTACTTCGCGATCTAAATTTTGTTTTACTTCTTCGCGCATTTTCGCAACGCCACCTTCGGTTACACCTAAGGAAAGTGCAAACGCATCATCTACTACAGGCAAGTGTGCCCAGTTAACAGACTTCACAGTAATGGTGAACTCTGCAGTTTTACCGGCTACATCTTTGCCATGGTAATCCGCCGGGAAGCTTAATGGAAATGACTTACTCTCGCCAACCTGTAATCCTAAGGTTGCCGCTTCAAACTCAGGAAGCATGCGCCCTTCACCTAAGACATATTCGAAGTCTTCTGCTTTTCCGCCAGTAAATTCAACGCCATCAATCTTGCCAACAAAGTCGATGATCACTTGGTCACCGTTTTGCGCGGCAGTATTAGCGCCACCATCACCATGGGGGCCAGCTTCGCCTCGGGGGTGGTAATGCACTTGTTGTTTACGCAATACGTCAAGTGCACGATCTATTTCTGCGTCACCAATCTCAGTGGTGTACTTAGTTACTTCCGCTTTACTGAAATCACCGACCTTGACTTCAGGCAGTACTTCAAAGAAAGCATCAAACACAATCGTGTCAGCATCGAGTTCGCTCTTTGGTTCTAGACGAGGCTGTCCAGCCAGCTTAACGCCCTCTTTTTGACTTTGCTCGTAAAAGAGTTCAGAAGCTTTATCAAACTGGAGTTCGAAATCCACTTGCATGCCATATTGCTTTTCAACAATATTCTTAGGCACCTTGCCTGGACGGAAGCCGGCCATTTTCATGGTCTTACCAACTTTAGCCAAACGAGCTTCGCGTGCTTTTGTCAAATCAGCACGAGCGAATTCCAAAGTCATTTTGCGGTCTAACGAACCTAAATTTTCTATCTGCACAGCCATTCTCGTCTCTTAATTGAAGATCTGGAAATGTGAAGTCCAAGCCAAGTAGCAATCTTGTGGTGCGAGGAGGGGGACTCGAACCCCCACACCATTTCTGGCGTCAGGACCTAAACCTGGTGCGTCTACCAATTTCGCCATCCTCGCGATATCCGCAAACACTGCCGAGCTTAAACTTCACTCTAAAGACCGTAATTCTACAATGCTTGAGGGTCTATAGGATCCTGCAGGCCTCATCAAAGGATGGGCGGGGAAGACGTGGCATCAAGCTAGAGGCATCTCCATAGCCAATATTGAGCAAAAAGTTCGCTTTTAACCTGCCGCCAGGGAAAAACTCAGCGTTCACCTTATCAGCATCAAAGCCACTCATAGCGCCACAATCTAGGCCTAGGGCTCTAACAGCCAAGATCAAATAAGCGCCTTGCAAGCTAGAGTTTCTGAAAGCCGTTGACTGAATATAGTCATCTTTCCCGATAAACCAACTTTTCGCATCTACATGGGGGAAAAGCTTAGGTAGCTGTTCATAAAAATCCAGATCCATACCAATAATGGCAGTTACTGGTGCACTTCTGGTTTTATCCACATTACTTGGATTAACGCAGGCTACTAAACGCTCTTTTTCCGCCGAGCTTTTGACAAAAAGAATGTGGGCTGGATTGCTGTTTACGGATGTGGGTGCAAATTTATAGAGCTCGTAAATTTGCTTCAGTTGCTCATCGCTGACGGATTTTGGTTGCCATGCATTATGCGTGCGTGCATCTATAAATAATTGCTTTAGTGCTACTTGATCAATGGAATGACCCATGAACTGCTCCAATGAGATTGAGAAAATATTATGACTTGTAAAGTAATGCCACGGCGTGCACTGCAATACCCTCGCCTCTACCAAGATGTCCAAGAGATTCATTTGTCTTGGCTTTGAGATTGACATGACTTGGTGTAACGGCAAGATCATGGGCAATATTACGAACCATCTCTGGTAAGAATTCAGCTAACTTGGGTTTTTGGCAGATGATGGTGGCATCCACATTGCCCACATGATATCCAGCAGCTTGAATCTTTTGTAATGCTGATCTAATTAAAATGCGGCTATCCATATCTTTGAATTGTGGATCAGTATCAGGAAACAGCTGACCAATATCATTCAAGCCTGCAGCACCTAGCAAAGCATCTGTCAGTGAATGTAATAACGCATCAGCATCTGAATGCCCTAACAAGCCCTTCTCATAAGGGACATGCACTCCGCCAAGAATAAGCTTGCGATCTGCCACTAAAGCATGCACGTCATAGCCTTGACCAATACGGAACTGAGGAATGTGAGGAGTAGTTTGTGTCATAGCTAGATCTTTATGAATGACTAGAGTTCAAAAGCAATTGCATTAATTCCCAATCGGCTGGATGAGTCACTTTGAAATTGCGAGTGGCACCCTCGATGAGTAGTGGTTTAACGCCTGATAACTCCATTGCACTGGCTTCATCAGTGACATCTGCTTCTTGTCTAATGGCATCTTGCAGCGCATCGTGTAATTTTTTTATACCAAACATTTGTGGCGTTTGAGCTTGCCAAAGATGTTTGCGAGGAATCGTTTTCTCTGTATGTGGCATATTGCCAGCAACCACAGAATCAAGATCGGCTTGCTTCAAAGTATCTGCTAATGGGATGGCCAATAAGCCTCCTGATGATGATTTCACGACAGAGGTGATGAGCTTATCGATTAAGGCTGGAGTAATGCCAGGACGGGCAGCGTCATGAACTAATACCCAATCATCAGCAGAGATGCCTGATTTCAACAATGCGCTCAAGGTATTGCGAACGGTTTCTTGGCGAGTGGGTCCACCGGTTGGTAAAAAGTGAATGGGCTTACCGTTCTCGCCGCTATTCATGCCATCGGCAAGAGTCTTGAGAATGGGGTTATCAATAAAACCAGGGGCAACACCGATCCATATAGACTCGATTTGGGGGGAATGCATGAAAGCTTCAAGGGCATAAGCCAACATCGGCTTTCCTGCCAACTGCTGAAACTGCTTAGGAAGCTCACCGCCTAGGCGAGAACCAGACCCTGCGGTTGGCAAGAGTGCGTGGCATTTCACTGTAGATTGATTTCCTAAGCCCATGCCTGATTCTATAATGAGCGCAGATGTCTGATGCATTAAATCTAGTACCCCCCATACCTGCGCCGCGGGCTGGGCAGCGCTTTACCTTCTCGGGGCTAGTAGGATCAGCTGATGCGGCTTTGCTTGCCCAATCTGCCCTGCGCTACCGCAACGATTTCTCCGTCATGGTGATTTTCTGTGCCCATGCCCAAGAAGCCCAAAGACTGGTTGAAGAGATTCCTGCTTTTGCTCCGAAACTCAAGGTCCGCTTATTGCCAGATTGGGAAATCCTCCCCTACGATCTCTTCTCGCCACACCAAGATTTAGTTTCGGAGCGACTCGCCACCCTCTATGAGTTACTCAATGGAAGTTGTGACATTGTTTTAGTTCCAGTGACTACTGCGCTCCAGCGTCTAGGTCCCCCGCAATTTTTATCAGGTCACACGTTTTTCTTCAGACAAGGCGATAAGCTCAATGAATCAGCCTTAAGACTGCAATTGCAACAAGCGGGTTACGACCCTGTCAGCGCTGTGATGCGACCAGGTGAATATAGTATTCGTGGTGGCCTCATCGACTTATTTCCCATGGGCTCCAGCTTGCCCTATCGTCTCGATTTGTTTGGTGATGAGATTGAGCAGATCCGCTCTTTTGATCCTGATACACAACGCAGCTTGTATCCTGTAAAAGAGGTTCGATTACTACCGGGTCACGAGTTTCCCTTTAATGATGAAGCACGCACTGCCTTTAGAGGCCGTTGGCGCGAGGTATTTGAAGGTGACCCAACCCGTTGCACCATCTACAAGGATGCCAACCTAGGTATACCCAGTGCTGGCATCGAATCCTACTTACCTTTATTTTTTGAAGAGCAGTCCAGTCTATTTGATTACTTCCCTAGATCGGGTGATCCCGTTTGGCTAGTCAACATTGGTAATGCAGAAGAATCTATTCGCAGTTTTTGGAAAGACACTCTCTCTCGCTATGAATTTCTCAAACATGACTTAGATCGCCCAATTCTTCCGCCAAAAGAATTATTTCTCGATGTGGATGAATTCTTCACCACCACTAAGCCCTATGCCCGCTTAGTTTTAGACAATGAAGAGAATGAGGCCAAGCAATTTTTACCCGTTCCTGATGTTGCTGTTCATCGCCGCGATACTGATCCGATAGCGCGCTTGCGCCAGCTTGTTGCTCAAGAGAAACTCCGCATCCTGATGTGTAGTGATAGTGCGGGACGTAAAGAATCTATTCGGCAATTGCTTGAGGAAAGTAATTCTGTAACTGGTCAACATGGTAAGCCGCTTTTCCAGCTCAAGCCTAAAGGCTTTGAAAGCATCGCTGATTTCATGAAAAGTGATGCTCTGTTTGGCTTAGTGACTGCCTCACTTTTTAATGGCTTTCTTTGGCAAGCAGAAAATGTACTGGTTATTACAGAGGCAGAATTATTTACCTCAACAGCAAGACAAAGACGTAAGAGTAAAGGTTCAGAAAATGCTGATCCCGATATGCTCTTTAAGGATTTGTCTGAGCTCAAGATTGGCGACCCGGTAGTACATGCAGAACATGGGATCGGTCGATACCAAGGATTAGTTCTACTTAATCTTGTCCCATCTAAAGAAGCGCCCATTTTTGAAGAGTTCTTGCACTTGCAATACGCGGGGCAAGCAACACTGTATGTACCCGTTCAGCAATTACAGATGGTGACCCGTTACGCGGGCTCTGACCCTGATTCGGCACCCTTGCAT contains the following coding sequences:
- the clpP gene encoding ATP-dependent Clp endopeptidase proteolytic subunit ClpP; translated protein: MIQNQFQSEDLEPKGLGLVPMVIETSGRGERAYDIYSRLLKERVVFLVGEVNDQTANLVIAQLLFLESENPDKDISLYINSPGGSVSAGLAIYDTMQFIKPNVSTLCMGMAASMGAFLLCAGEKEKRYALPNSRVMIHQPLGGARGQASDIEIQAREILYLRERLNKILADRTGQSIETIAKDTDRDNFMSAEQARDYGLIDKVIEKRP
- the tig gene encoding trigger factor — its product is MAVQIENLGSLDRKMTLEFARADLTKAREARLAKVGKTMKMAGFRPGKVPKNIVEKQYGMQVDFELQFDKASELFYEQSQKEGVKLAGQPRLEPKSELDADTIVFDAFFEVLPEVKVGDFSKAEVTKYTTEIGDAEIDRALDVLRKQQVHYHPRGEAGPHGDGGANTAAQNGDQVIIDFVGKIDGVEFTGGKAEDFEYVLGEGRMLPEFEAATLGLQVGESKSFPLSFPADYHGKDVAGKTAEFTITVKSVNWAHLPVVDDAFALSLGVTEGGVAKMREEVKQNLDREVKRRITSLLKSEVMDKVNELCELDVPKSLVASEQERLVQGAREDLIQRGVPNAKDAPIPPEIFAEQALKRVRLGLILGDLVKQNNLAATADQIKTEIDEQAATYEDPKEVVRWFYSNPSRLKDIENLVLEDNVIKYFTSLAKVNDKAISFEELSKLN
- a CDS encoding malonic semialdehyde reductase — translated: MGHSIDQVALKQLFIDARTHNAWQPKSVSDEQLKQIYELYKFAPTSVNSNPAHILFVKSSAEKERLVACVNPSNVDKTRSAPVTAIIGMDLDFYEQLPKLFPHVDAKSWFIGKDDYIQSTAFRNSSLQGAYLILAVRALGLDCGAMSGFDADKVNAEFFPGGRLKANFLLNIGYGDASSLMPRLPRPSFDEACRIL
- the ispF gene encoding 2-C-methyl-D-erythritol 2,4-cyclodiphosphate synthase, with the translated sequence MTQTTPHIPQFRIGQGYDVHALVADRKLILGGVHVPYEKGLLGHSDADALLHSLTDALLGAAGLNDIGQLFPDTDPQFKDMDSRILIRSALQKIQAAGYHVGNVDATIICQKPKLAEFLPEMVRNIAHDLAVTPSHVNLKAKTNESLGHLGRGEGIAVHAVALLYKS
- the ispD gene encoding 2-C-methyl-D-erythritol 4-phosphate cytidylyltransferase; its protein translation is MHQTSALIIESGMGLGNQSTVKCHALLPTAGSGSRLGGELPKQFQQLAGKPMLAYALEAFMHSPQIESIWIGVAPGFIDNPILKTLADGMNSGENGKPIHFLPTGGPTRQETVRNTLSALLKSGISADDWVLVHDAARPGITPALIDKLITSVVKSSSGGLLAIPLADTLKQADLDSVVAGNMPHTEKTIPRKHLWQAQTPQMFGIKKLHDALQDAIRQEADVTDEASAMELSGVKPLLIEGATRNFKVTHPADWELMQLLLNSSHS